One window of the Bradyrhizobium sp. NP1 genome contains the following:
- a CDS encoding NAD(P)/FAD-dependent oxidoreductase, with the protein MVSLPSSVDVAIVGAGAAGLGAANALKDSGLSLIVLEARERVGGRAHTIQAAPDVVFDLGCGWLHSADKNSFVPIAAHLGFAVDKTLPPWRERAYGKAFPQKERDEYMRALEAFYDRVEQAARSGRDTPASRCLEPGNRWNPMIDAISTYVNGSELDQVSILDLDAYVDTNINWRVRRGYGALIAAYGAPCPLALSCNVTLIDYSGQDIRIGTSRGTLTARKVIVTVPTNLIADQAIRFSPALPAKVDAAAALPLGLADKVTLALEEPEALPKEGNLRGATMRTEMGTYHLRPFGQPCIEGFFGGRFARALEDKGDGAIAAYAIDEIVSFLGNDIRRKLKPLKESRWAHDPFARGSYSHALPGHAGKRAMLATPVDGRLFFAGEATSPHFFSTAHGARDSGERAAKEVLAAVRDS; encoded by the coding sequence ATGGTCTCCCTCCCCTCCTCCGTTGACGTCGCCATCGTCGGCGCAGGCGCCGCGGGCCTCGGCGCCGCCAACGCCCTGAAGGATTCCGGCCTGTCGCTCATCGTGCTCGAGGCGCGCGAGCGCGTCGGCGGCCGCGCGCATACGATCCAGGCTGCGCCCGACGTGGTGTTCGACCTCGGCTGCGGCTGGCTGCATTCGGCGGACAAGAATTCCTTCGTGCCGATCGCCGCGCATCTCGGCTTCGCGGTCGACAAGACGCTGCCGCCCTGGCGCGAGCGCGCCTATGGCAAGGCGTTTCCGCAAAAGGAGCGCGACGAGTACATGCGGGCGCTCGAGGCGTTCTATGATCGTGTCGAGCAGGCGGCGCGCAGCGGCCGCGATACGCCGGCAAGCCGCTGTCTGGAGCCCGGCAACCGCTGGAATCCGATGATCGACGCGATCTCGACCTATGTGAACGGCAGCGAGCTCGACCAGGTCTCGATCCTCGATCTCGACGCCTATGTGGACACCAACATCAACTGGCGGGTGCGCCGCGGCTATGGTGCGCTGATCGCGGCCTATGGCGCGCCCTGCCCGCTGGCGCTTTCCTGCAACGTCACCCTGATCGATTATTCAGGCCAGGACATCCGCATCGGGACATCACGGGGCACGCTGACCGCGCGCAAGGTCATCGTCACCGTGCCGACCAATCTGATCGCGGATCAGGCGATCCGCTTCTCGCCCGCGCTGCCGGCCAAGGTCGATGCCGCGGCCGCGCTGCCGCTCGGCCTCGCCGACAAGGTGACGCTGGCGCTGGAGGAGCCCGAAGCGCTGCCCAAGGAAGGCAATCTGCGCGGCGCCACCATGCGCACCGAGATGGGCACCTATCATCTGCGCCCGTTCGGCCAGCCCTGCATCGAGGGCTTTTTCGGCGGCCGTTTTGCAAGAGCGCTGGAGGACAAGGGCGACGGCGCGATCGCGGCATACGCGATCGACGAGATCGTCTCGTTCCTGGGCAACGACATCAGGCGCAAGCTGAAGCCGCTGAAGGAGTCGCGCTGGGCGCATGATCCGTTCGCGCGCGGCTCCTATTCGCACGCCCTGCCCGGCCACGCGGGAAAGCGGGCCATGCTCGCCACCCCCGTGGACGGCAGACTGTTCTTCGCGGGCGAGGCCACCTCGCCGCACTTCTTCTCCACCGCCCACGGCGCACGGGACAGTGGCGAGCGCGCGGCCAAGGAAGTGCTGGCGGCCGTCCGAGACAGTTGA
- a CDS encoding adenylate/guanylate cyclase domain-containing protein yields the protein MTQRVQDSDHPVIRWLMTEARRHAEPNAFLEAFAQALRDAGVDVARITTGVPILHPQIFSFSGLWELGKGTSERLYRAGSATSPTLLNSPIRIAYDGGGPVRCDLAAPAREGEFPILADLRSEGYTDYVVHAVPFADGSHKALSFATRRLGGFTAADLALFQAMIPAVAFNLEVQALRRTARTLLDTYVGRQSGGRVLDGQIQRGSGETIRAVIWLCDLRGFTKLSEALPRDALIDLLNAYFGPMCDAVAAAGGEILKFIGDAMLAIFPIGGDVGATCRAALAAADRAQAQLSEENGRRAQAGLPRIEYGIALHLGDVMYGNIGSDTRLDFTVIGPAVNLTARIESMCRELGQQVLLSSDFVREGGIAARPLGTFALKGVAAAQEIFAAAG from the coding sequence GTGACGCAGCGAGTTCAGGACAGCGACCATCCGGTCATCCGCTGGCTGATGACGGAGGCGCGCAGGCATGCCGAGCCGAACGCATTCCTGGAGGCGTTTGCGCAAGCGCTTCGCGACGCCGGCGTCGATGTGGCGCGCATCACCACGGGCGTGCCGATCCTGCATCCGCAGATCTTCTCCTTCAGCGGCCTGTGGGAGCTCGGCAAGGGCACCAGCGAGCGGCTGTATCGCGCCGGATCGGCGACGTCACCGACGCTGCTCAACAGCCCGATCCGCATCGCGTATGACGGCGGCGGTCCGGTGCGCTGCGATCTCGCGGCGCCCGCGCGCGAGGGCGAGTTTCCGATCCTCGCCGACCTGCGCAGCGAGGGCTATACCGACTATGTCGTCCATGCTGTGCCGTTCGCCGACGGCAGTCACAAGGCGCTGTCGTTCGCCACGCGGCGTCTAGGCGGCTTCACGGCCGCCGACCTCGCGCTGTTCCAGGCGATGATCCCGGCGGTCGCCTTCAATCTCGAGGTCCAGGCGCTGCGCCGCACCGCGCGCACCTTGCTCGACACCTATGTCGGCAGGCAATCCGGCGGCCGCGTGCTCGACGGCCAGATCCAGCGCGGCAGCGGCGAGACCATTCGCGCGGTGATCTGGCTCTGCGACTTGCGCGGCTTCACGAAACTTTCCGAGGCGCTGCCGCGCGACGCGCTGATCGACCTGCTCAACGCCTATTTCGGCCCGATGTGCGATGCGGTTGCCGCGGCGGGCGGCGAGATCCTGAAATTCATCGGCGATGCGATGCTGGCGATCTTTCCGATCGGCGGCGACGTCGGAGCGACATGCCGCGCCGCGCTGGCGGCCGCCGATCGCGCGCAGGCGCAGCTTTCCGAGGAGAACGGCAGGCGTGCGCAGGCCGGCCTGCCGCGCATCGAATACGGCATCGCGCTGCATCTCGGCGACGTCATGTACGGCAATATCGGCAGCGACACCCGGCTCGATTTCACGGTGATCGGGCCGGCGGTCAACCTGACTGCGCGCATCGAATCGATGTGTCGCGAGCTCGGACAGCAGGTGCTGCTGTCGTCCGATTTCGTGCGCGAGGGCGGCATCGCCGCGCGCCCGCTCGGCACCTTCGCGCTGAAGGGCGTCGCGGCCGCGCAGGAGATCTTTGCCGCGGCCGGCTAA
- a CDS encoding helix-turn-helix domain-containing protein — protein sequence MIAGQSNISKLGDRPYNNLLRWLSAADYSLIEPQLARVEAQAEDLLYNPGDNVDVVHFPCGPSLATYLVPNEDGRDVETILVGREGAIGGIVSQGYLPAYTRIVVKFGGPFVRLSVGKLDAAKVKSNTLRNVFARYADCMLAQIFQSTACNAIHSIEQRTAKWIISAMERNGDGSVPLTHEQLATLLGVGRSYTSRVIQSFKAEGILETRRGSILVRNPDALKIRACLCNESVKNHFEEVLRGVYPTEEAATA from the coding sequence ATGATCGCAGGACAATCCAACATCTCGAAACTTGGTGATCGCCCTTACAACAATTTGCTGCGCTGGCTGAGCGCCGCCGACTACAGCCTGATCGAGCCGCAACTGGCGCGCGTAGAGGCTCAGGCCGAGGACCTGCTCTACAATCCCGGCGACAATGTCGACGTCGTGCATTTCCCGTGCGGGCCGAGCCTTGCCACCTATCTCGTTCCGAACGAGGACGGCCGCGACGTCGAGACAATCCTGGTCGGCCGCGAGGGCGCGATCGGCGGCATCGTCAGCCAGGGTTATCTGCCGGCCTACACCCGCATCGTGGTCAAGTTCGGCGGACCCTTCGTCCGCCTATCGGTCGGCAAGCTCGACGCCGCCAAGGTGAAGTCGAACACCTTGCGCAACGTATTCGCGCGCTATGCCGACTGCATGCTGGCGCAGATCTTCCAGTCGACCGCCTGCAACGCGATCCATTCCATCGAGCAGCGCACCGCGAAATGGATCATCTCGGCGATGGAGCGCAACGGCGACGGCAGCGTGCCGCTGACCCACGAGCAGCTTGCGACCCTGCTCGGGGTGGGACGCAGCTATACCAGCCGGGTGATACAGTCCTTCAAGGCGGAAGGCATCCTGGAAACGAGACGCGGCTCGATCCTGGTGCGCAATCCCGACGCGCTGAAGATCCGCGCCTGCCTCTGCAACGAATCGGTGAAGAACCATTTCGAGGAGGTGCTGCGCGGGGTCTATCCGACGGAGGAAGCGGCGACGGCGTAA
- the dcm gene encoding DNA (cytosine-5-)-methyltransferase yields MARSHHSVEFEELRLKTGLSRSETANLLGVTERTIIRYENGESRPSPIAIKWLQEHLAKLPEKRPKPAAFKFIDLFAGIGGLRLGFDAIRGQCVFTSEWDKYSQMTYRENFGSDHPIAGDIREFSKDPSLIPAHDVLLAGFPCQPFSIAGVSKKNALGRPHGFLCDTQGTLFFDLAQIIAYHQPSAFLLENVKNLQRHDKGRTFATIVNVLRNELGYEVHHRVISSAPWVPQKRERIFIVGFRKSSKFDFDQLPVPEEGPKLRSILDPNESVDPKYTLTAHLWNYLKDYKEKHQAKGNGFGYSLFGPGDVARTLSARYFKDGSEVLIAQSNKRPRRLTPRECARLMGFQHVDGSDYRIPVSDTQAYKQFGNAVVVPVVKAVAELMKPHILAAVEHRAIKKPARQPELPFVREKDQAFVYG; encoded by the coding sequence ATGGCCCGCTCCCATCATTCGGTTGAGTTCGAGGAACTTCGGCTCAAGACAGGACTATCCCGGAGCGAAACGGCTAACCTGTTAGGGGTCACAGAACGCACCATCATTCGATACGAGAATGGCGAGTCGCGCCCGTCTCCAATCGCAATCAAATGGCTTCAGGAGCATCTTGCGAAACTGCCGGAAAAGCGACCGAAGCCCGCAGCGTTCAAGTTCATTGATCTGTTCGCAGGAATTGGCGGCCTACGTTTGGGCTTCGATGCCATTAGGGGCCAGTGTGTTTTCACGTCCGAATGGGACAAATACAGCCAGATGACCTATCGCGAGAATTTCGGTAGCGATCACCCGATAGCTGGCGACATCCGGGAGTTTTCGAAGGATCCGTCTCTGATCCCGGCGCATGACGTTCTGCTGGCCGGCTTCCCATGTCAGCCATTCTCGATCGCAGGCGTGTCCAAGAAGAACGCACTGGGACGGCCACATGGCTTTCTCTGCGACACGCAAGGAACGTTGTTCTTCGATCTCGCGCAGATCATTGCTTATCATCAGCCTTCGGCATTTTTGCTGGAGAACGTGAAAAACCTTCAACGCCACGACAAAGGACGAACGTTTGCGACAATCGTCAATGTTCTGCGAAACGAGCTCGGCTACGAAGTCCACCATCGCGTCATCAGCTCGGCGCCGTGGGTCCCTCAGAAGCGCGAGCGCATTTTCATTGTCGGATTTCGCAAGAGTAGCAAGTTTGATTTCGATCAACTACCCGTCCCCGAAGAGGGCCCGAAGTTGCGATCAATCCTGGATCCTAACGAAAGCGTTGATCCGAAGTACACGTTAACGGCACATCTTTGGAACTATTTGAAAGACTACAAGGAAAAGCACCAGGCAAAGGGCAACGGGTTTGGCTATAGCCTGTTCGGGCCAGGCGATGTGGCGCGCACGCTCTCGGCTCGATATTTCAAGGACGGATCGGAGGTGCTGATCGCACAGTCGAACAAGCGACCGCGACGGCTAACCCCGCGCGAGTGTGCACGCCTCATGGGCTTCCAGCACGTCGACGGGTCGGACTACCGTATCCCTGTATCGGACACGCAGGCCTACAAGCAATTCGGCAACGCTGTTGTGGTCCCGGTCGTGAAAGCGGTGGCCGAACTGATGAAGCCACACATCCTTGCAGCTGTCGAGCATCGGGCGATCAAGAAACCCGCAAGACAACCCGAGCTTCCCTTCGTTCGGGAGAAGGACCAGGCCTTCGTCTATGGCTGA
- a CDS encoding response regulator, with the protein MQASSAGALPDDVLIVEDDPIIALDFEDRILGFGVKAVRTAGNVARALVVIAERPPGFALLDVGLVGENSLAIAARLDALKIPFAFVTGYGADTKIPPAFARRPRLPKPCSSDALLAVLQRHAVRGG; encoded by the coding sequence ATGCAAGCCTCCTCTGCCGGTGCCCTGCCGGATGACGTCTTGATCGTCGAGGATGACCCGATCATCGCCCTCGACTTCGAAGACAGGATTCTCGGCTTCGGCGTCAAGGCCGTGCGCACCGCCGGCAACGTTGCCCGCGCGCTCGTCGTGATTGCCGAACGTCCGCCCGGCTTTGCGCTGCTCGACGTCGGCCTTGTCGGCGAAAACAGTTTAGCCATTGCCGCGCGGCTCGACGCCCTGAAAATCCCGTTCGCGTTCGTGACCGGCTATGGCGCCGACACAAAGATCCCGCCGGCCTTCGCGAGACGGCCGCGATTGCCTAAACCCTGCTCGTCGGACGCGCTGCTCGCCGTGCTGCAACGCCACGCTGTGCGCGGGGGCTAG
- a CDS encoding TAXI family TRAP transporter solute-binding subunit — MLITVAGLLAIIGALAGGYYFAIRPVTLRIAVGPPNSDDVKVVQALTQAFAQSRGYVRLRPVQTESATVSAQDLAEGKVDLAIVRGDLDVPKNAQAVATLRKNVAVLWVPPRGKGKKGAKITKVSQLAGRRVGVVGRTQANVNLLKVILQQYGVDPNKVEIVQFPATEAAEAIRNQRADAYLAAGPVNSKITADAIAASTRDGGTPTFLAVDTAEAIAQNHPVYEAAEIPAGAFGGSPDRPDDDVKTISFAHHIVARKGISDATIATFARQLFAVRQQLLTEFPLAAKIETPDTDKDAAIPVHPGAAAFVDGEEKTFLDRYSDYIWWGLMALSAMGSIGAWFAGYLKKDERDSNTHLRERLLEMIPAARRSETAEELDQMQDEADTILRDTLLCYDHGAIDDGALTAFNIALEQFHNAVADRKALLLSLSQNLRATPGAPFRATGT; from the coding sequence ATGCTCATCACCGTGGCCGGCCTGCTCGCGATCATCGGCGCGCTCGCCGGCGGCTACTACTTCGCGATACGCCCCGTCACCCTGCGCATCGCGGTCGGCCCGCCCAACAGCGATGACGTCAAGGTCGTGCAGGCGCTGACGCAGGCCTTCGCCCAGTCCCGCGGCTATGTCCGCCTCCGGCCGGTGCAGACCGAGAGCGCAACCGTAAGCGCGCAGGACCTCGCCGAGGGCAAGGTCGATCTCGCCATCGTCCGCGGCGACCTCGACGTGCCGAAGAACGCGCAGGCGGTCGCAACGCTGCGCAAGAACGTCGCCGTGCTCTGGGTGCCGCCGCGCGGCAAAGGCAAGAAGGGCGCGAAGATCACCAAGGTTTCGCAGCTCGCCGGCCGTCGCGTCGGCGTGGTCGGCCGCACCCAGGCCAATGTCAACCTGCTCAAGGTGATCCTGCAGCAATACGGCGTCGATCCGAACAAGGTGGAGATCGTGCAGTTCCCCGCGACGGAAGCGGCGGAGGCGATCCGCAACCAGCGCGCCGATGCCTATCTCGCCGCCGGCCCCGTCAACAGCAAGATCACGGCGGATGCGATCGCGGCATCGACCAGGGACGGTGGCACGCCGACATTCCTCGCCGTCGATACGGCGGAAGCGATCGCACAGAACCATCCGGTCTACGAGGCCGCGGAAATCCCGGCCGGCGCCTTCGGCGGCTCGCCCGACCGGCCCGACGACGACGTGAAGACCATCAGCTTCGCCCACCACATTGTGGCGCGCAAAGGAATTTCGGACGCTACGATTGCTACCTTCGCGCGCCAGCTGTTCGCGGTGCGCCAGCAATTGCTGACCGAATTCCCGCTGGCGGCCAAGATCGAGACGCCCGACACCGACAAGGATGCCGCGATCCCCGTGCATCCGGGTGCGGCGGCCTTCGTCGACGGCGAGGAAAAGACCTTCCTCGACCGCTACAGCGATTACATCTGGTGGGGCCTGATGGCGCTGTCGGCGATGGGCTCGATCGGCGCCTGGTTCGCCGGTTACCTGAAGAAGGACGAGCGCGACAGCAACACCCATCTGCGCGAACGCCTGCTCGAGATGATCCCCGCCGCGCGGCGCTCCGAGACCGCCGAAGAGCTCGACCAGATGCAGGACGAAGCCGACACCATCCTGCGCGATACGCTGTTGTGCTACGACCATGGCGCGATCGACGATGGCGCGCTCACCGCCTTCAACATCGCGCTCGAGCAGTTCCACAACGCGGTCGCCGACCGCAAGGCGCTCCTGCTCAGCCTGTCGCAGAACCTGCGAGCCACACCGGGCGCCCCGTTCCGCGCCACCGGCACCTAG
- a CDS encoding VOC family protein encodes MAVKRIVANIAASDLGRAKAFYGDLLGLDLVMDHGWIMTFASEATMTPQLSVATEGGSGTAVPDLSIEVDDLDSVYRRMTDKGVAIEYGPASEPWGVRRFYVRDPFGRLLNILAHL; translated from the coding sequence ATGGCCGTCAAGCGCATCGTCGCCAACATCGCCGCATCCGACCTCGGCCGGGCAAAAGCCTTTTATGGCGATCTGCTCGGGCTCGACCTCGTCATGGATCACGGCTGGATCATGACCTTTGCCTCCGAAGCGACGATGACGCCGCAGCTCAGCGTGGCGACGGAAGGCGGATCCGGCACCGCCGTGCCCGACCTCTCGATCGAGGTCGACGATCTCGATTCCGTCTATCGCCGGATGACCGACAAGGGCGTTGCGATCGAATATGGCCCGGCCTCCGAGCCGTGGGGCGTCAGGCGGTTCTACGTTCGAGATCCCTTTGGCCGCCTGCTCAACATCCTTGCCCATCTTTGA
- a CDS encoding 4a-hydroxytetrahydrobiopterin dehydratase, with protein sequence MAGRLSGEMRKAALQGVPGWSETPGRDAIGRTFTFSDFNEAFGFMARVALVAEKSNHHPEWRNVYKTVEVVLSTHDAGGLTSRDIELAKAMNAIAAQLGMS encoded by the coding sequence ATGGCCGGACGTCTGTCAGGGGAGATGCGGAAAGCGGCGCTACAAGGCGTTCCCGGCTGGTCGGAAACGCCGGGGCGGGACGCCATCGGACGGACCTTCACCTTCAGCGATTTCAACGAGGCCTTCGGCTTCATGGCGCGCGTGGCGCTGGTCGCCGAGAAGAGCAACCATCACCCGGAATGGCGAAACGTTTACAAGACCGTAGAGGTGGTGCTGTCGACCCACGATGCCGGCGGGCTGACCTCGCGCGACATCGAGCTGGCGAAGGCGATGAACGCGATCGCCGCTCAGCTCGGCATGTCCTGA
- a CDS encoding alkaline phosphatase D family protein yields MSCRIPRQKLHGVTRRRFLSTAAASGISAIAMPYLSRAADRPAITHGVQSGDVGADGGVVWARADRPSQMLIEVATTESFKDARALPPIAALPESDFTAKMLVDNLPGGQDIFYRVRFRDLSHVEIMSEPVVGRFRTAPADRRDVSFVWGGDVAGQGWGINADDGGMFSFSAMKKHRPDFFLHSGDTIYADGVIPSEVTLADGKLWKNLTIPEKAKVAETLDEFRAAHKYNFLDENLRAFNAEVPIFVQWDDHEVTNNWSASKDLPAAYKERNIALLAARAARAFHEMYPMRESIVEPGRVYRTLSYGPHLDVFMLDERSYRGPNGPNQQTAYGPDAYFLGPDQMAWLKRELLNSRATWKVIASDMPLSLIVYDDATNRKGSEAFAQGDGPPRGRELEIADILRFIKTAPIHNTVWLTADVHYAAAHYYNPDKAQFQDFEPFWEFVSGPLHAGTFGPNELDNTFGPEVRFIKAPGLDKQNLPPSAGMQFFGHVKIDGASGQMTVTLRDRADVALWSTTLDPKLV; encoded by the coding sequence ATTTCTTGCCGAATTCCCCGCCAGAAGCTGCACGGCGTCACGCGCCGGCGCTTCCTCTCCACCGCGGCCGCGAGCGGCATCAGCGCCATCGCAATGCCCTATCTGTCGCGCGCTGCCGATCGGCCGGCGATCACCCACGGCGTGCAGTCCGGCGACGTCGGCGCCGATGGCGGCGTGGTGTGGGCGCGCGCCGACCGCCCCTCGCAGATGCTGATCGAGGTCGCGACCACCGAGTCCTTCAAGGATGCCCGCGCGCTGCCGCCGATCGCGGCCCTGCCCGAGAGCGATTTCACCGCCAAGATGCTGGTGGACAACCTGCCGGGCGGTCAGGACATTTTCTATCGCGTGCGTTTTCGCGATCTCTCGCATGTCGAGATCATGAGCGAGCCGGTGGTCGGCCGCTTCCGCACCGCGCCCGCCGACCGGCGCGACGTTTCCTTCGTCTGGGGCGGCGACGTCGCAGGCCAGGGCTGGGGCATCAACGCCGACGACGGCGGTATGTTCAGCTTCTCGGCGATGAAGAAGCACCGGCCGGATTTCTTCCTGCATTCCGGCGACACCATCTATGCCGATGGCGTCATTCCCTCGGAAGTGACGCTCGCCGACGGCAAGCTGTGGAAGAACCTCACCATCCCCGAAAAGGCCAAGGTGGCCGAGACGCTGGATGAGTTCCGCGCCGCCCACAAGTACAATTTCCTCGACGAAAACCTGCGCGCCTTCAACGCCGAGGTGCCGATCTTCGTGCAATGGGACGACCACGAGGTTACCAACAACTGGTCGGCCTCGAAGGACCTGCCCGCGGCCTACAAGGAGCGCAACATCGCGCTGCTCGCGGCGCGCGCCGCGCGCGCCTTCCACGAGATGTACCCGATGCGTGAAAGCATCGTGGAACCGGGCCGGGTCTACCGCACGCTGAGCTACGGCCCGCATCTCGACGTCTTCATGCTCGACGAGCGCAGCTACCGCGGGCCCAACGGGCCGAACCAGCAGACGGCTTACGGTCCCGACGCCTATTTCCTCGGCCCCGACCAGATGGCCTGGCTGAAGCGCGAGCTTCTGAACTCGCGCGCCACCTGGAAGGTGATCGCTTCCGACATGCCGCTCTCGCTCATCGTCTATGACGATGCGACGAACAGGAAGGGCTCGGAGGCGTTCGCGCAAGGCGACGGCCCGCCGCGCGGCCGCGAGCTCGAGATCGCCGACATCCTGCGCTTCATCAAGACCGCGCCGATCCACAACACGGTCTGGCTCACCGCCGATGTGCATTACGCGGCGGCGCACTACTACAACCCGGACAAGGCGCAATTCCAGGATTTCGAGCCGTTCTGGGAATTCGTCTCAGGCCCGCTGCATGCCGGCACGTTCGGTCCGAACGAGCTCGACAACACGTTCGGCCCCGAAGTGCGCTTCATCAAGGCGCCGGGCCTCGACAAGCAGAACCTGCCGCCGTCGGCCGGCATGCAGTTCTTCGGCCATGTGAAGATCGACGGCGCGTCTGGCCAGATGACGGTGACGCTGCGCGACCGCGCCGACGTCGCGCTATGGTCGACCACGCTCGATCCGAAGCTGGTTTAG
- a CDS encoding YkvA family protein: MASEHSVGFEPADRLAEDRESVRRRFWIKFKRVVAHLPFAEDLLAAYYCAFDRQTPRHVQAALLGAIAYFILPFDFIPDMLPVLGFTDDAAVLATAIRLVASHITPDHHAAARAALKRGLDAESEAGSR, translated from the coding sequence ATGGCTTCAGAACACAGCGTAGGCTTCGAGCCGGCCGACCGGCTCGCCGAGGACCGCGAGAGCGTGCGCCGCCGCTTCTGGATCAAGTTCAAGCGCGTGGTGGCGCACCTGCCGTTCGCGGAAGATCTGCTCGCCGCCTATTACTGCGCCTTCGACCGGCAGACGCCGCGGCATGTGCAGGCGGCGCTGCTCGGCGCCATCGCCTATTTCATCCTGCCGTTCGATTTCATTCCTGACATGCTGCCGGTGCTCGGTTTCACCGACGATGCGGCGGTGCTGGCAACTGCGATCCGGCTGGTCGCGAGCCACATCACGCCGGATCATCACGCCGCCGCGCGCGCCGCGCTCAAGCGCGGCCTCGATGCGGAAAGCGAAGCGGGATCGCGGTGA
- the typA gene encoding translational GTPase TypA yields the protein MNLRNVAIIAHVDHGKTTLVDRLLQQSGTFRENQKVAERAMDSNDLERERGITILAKAASVQWKDTRINIVDTPGHADFGGEVERILNMVDGALVLVDAAEGPLPQTKFVVSKALKVGLKPIVVINKVDRPDARPQEVINEVFDLFAALDATDEQLDFPILYGSAKQGWMAESPEGPKEAGMQPLFDLIQRHVPPPQVEAGPFRMIGTILEANPYLGRIITGRITSGSIKPNQQVKVLSADGKLIEQGRLTKILAFRGIERVPLEEAEAGDIIAIAGLTKGTVADTFCDPSVETPLPAQPIDPPTVSMSFIVNNSPLAGTEGDKVTSRMIRDRLLREAEGNVALRVTEAADKDSMEVAGRGELQLAILIETMRREGFELSVSRPRVVYKKDEATSQTLEPIEEVVIDVDEEHSGVVVQKMSERKAEMIEMRPSGGHRLRLVFYAPTRGLIGYQGELLTDTRGTAIMNRLFHGYSPYKGEIQGRRNGVLISNEQGEAVAYAMFKLEDRGPMMIEPGWKVYKGMIVGEHTRDNDLEINVLKGKQLTNIRTTSKDEAVRLTPPIKMTLEKALAYIEDDELVEVTPKSIRLRKKFLDPNDRKRAEKAREAVA from the coding sequence ATGAACCTTCGTAACGTCGCCATCATCGCCCACGTCGACCACGGCAAGACCACCCTCGTCGACCGCCTGCTGCAGCAATCGGGCACGTTCCGCGAGAACCAGAAGGTCGCCGAGCGCGCCATGGACTCCAACGACCTGGAGCGCGAGCGCGGCATCACCATCCTCGCCAAGGCCGCCTCGGTGCAGTGGAAGGACACCCGCATCAACATCGTCGATACGCCCGGCCACGCCGATTTCGGCGGCGAGGTCGAGCGCATCCTCAACATGGTCGACGGCGCGCTGGTGCTGGTCGACGCCGCGGAAGGCCCGCTGCCGCAGACCAAGTTCGTGGTGTCGAAGGCGCTGAAGGTCGGCCTGAAGCCGATCGTCGTCATCAACAAGGTCGACCGTCCCGACGCGCGTCCGCAGGAGGTCATCAACGAGGTGTTCGACCTGTTCGCGGCGCTGGATGCCACCGACGAGCAGCTCGATTTCCCGATTCTCTACGGATCGGCCAAGCAGGGCTGGATGGCGGAAAGCCCGGAAGGCCCGAAAGAGGCCGGCATGCAGCCGCTGTTCGACCTGATCCAGCGCCACGTGCCGCCGCCGCAGGTCGAGGCCGGTCCCTTCCGCATGATCGGCACCATCCTCGAAGCCAACCCCTATCTCGGCCGCATCATCACCGGCCGCATCACCTCGGGCAGCATCAAGCCGAACCAGCAGGTGAAGGTGCTTTCCGCCGACGGCAAGCTGATCGAGCAGGGCCGGCTGACCAAGATCCTCGCCTTCCGCGGCATCGAGCGCGTGCCGCTGGAGGAAGCCGAAGCCGGCGACATCATCGCCATCGCGGGCCTCACCAAGGGCACGGTGGCCGATACCTTCTGCGATCCCTCCGTCGAGACGCCGCTTCCCGCGCAGCCGATCGATCCGCCGACCGTGTCGATGTCGTTCATCGTCAACAACTCGCCGCTCGCCGGCACCGAAGGCGACAAGGTCACGAGCCGCATGATCCGCGACCGCCTGTTGCGCGAGGCCGAGGGCAATGTCGCGCTGCGCGTCACGGAAGCCGCCGACAAGGATTCCATGGAAGTCGCTGGCCGCGGCGAGTTGCAGCTCGCGATCCTGATCGAGACCATGCGCCGCGAGGGCTTCGAGCTCTCGGTGTCGCGTCCGCGCGTCGTCTACAAGAAGGACGAGGCGACGAGCCAGACGCTGGAGCCGATCGAGGAGGTCGTGATCGACGTCGACGAGGAGCATTCCGGCGTCGTCGTGCAGAAGATGAGCGAGCGCAAGGCCGAGATGATCGAGATGCGGCCCTCCGGCGGCCACCGGCTGCGGCTGGTGTTCTACGCGCCGACCCGCGGCCTGATCGGCTACCAGGGCGAACTGCTCACCGATACCCGCGGCACCGCGATCATGAACCGCCTGTTCCATGGCTACTCGCCCTACAAGGGCGAGATCCAGGGTCGCCGCAACGGCGTCCTCATCTCCAACGAGCAAGGCGAGGCGGTCGCCTATGCCATGTTCAAGCTGGAAGACCGCGGGCCGATGATGATCGAGCCCGGCTGGAAGGTCTACAAGGGCATGATCGTCGGCGAGCATACCCGCGACAACGATCTCGAGATCAACGTGCTCAAGGGCAAGCAGCTCACCAACATCCGCACCACCTCGAAGGACGAGGCGGTGCGTCTGACGCCGCCGATCAAGATGACGCTGGAAAAGGCGCTCGCCTATATCGAGGACGACGAGCTCGTCGAGGTGACGCCGAAATCGATCCGCCTGCGCAAGAAGTTCCTCGATCCCAACGACCGCAAGCGCGCCGAAAAGGCCAGGGAAGCAGTGGCGTAA